The following DNA comes from Papaver somniferum cultivar HN1 unplaced genomic scaffold, ASM357369v1 unplaced-scaffold_128, whole genome shotgun sequence.
ATCCATTTgaaaccttttggttgttgaacaAAGAACCAAACCATTATCAGAAGCTACAAGATATAAATGTTCTCTTTTGTTAAGCTGTTTTTGAAGGAATTTAAAGGAAAAATCATGACAAGTGAACTGCAAGTGATCTCTACGACGAGGGGGTTTCCTTGGAAGAAGACGACCATCCTTCCAGTAAAACTTGTCAGTGTTTATTTCTTCCATGCAAATCGATTCGATAACCGAGATTTTATTTGGACGAGGCGGATATCTATTGTTAATGATTTTTtcctggtctttttttttatcaaattgaaAGAAGAGAGTCCATGGAGAATAATGCTGGAATTTGTGAAACTGAGACTTGGTAATCAAAACAGGGTCAGTGAGAAGAGCGTACCATTGTTTTGAAACGGACCTGATCCTAGAGATGGATTTCCGAGGAAGACGAAATAGAATCTCAGTCAATACATCCTCTGGTAATTCTGCAGCAGCAGTAACTATCGTGCCATAATCTTCTTTTCGATTCTGATCTGTAACTTTAAGCTTCAACTTCAAACAACTGAATGATGTGCCCATGACTATTATTATCAGTGACAGTGGAATAATCTCCGTCTAGCGCATGGCAGTGCAGAAAGAGACCATGATCATGCTAATAAGGGTGCGAGTTTTCCAGTTTATCTACAGAATTTAATTAGGTTTCTGATTAAAGTCCTAGAAAATATAGGATTCCACATGAGTAGAACTCTACATCTAACAAACCCTACAAGTCCGGATAGCTGGCCAACCTTTTCAAGTCCAGGGCGAGATTTTTTAGCGGGATTTGCACGGGTCCATTAAGAATTCAAATTCATGGATGTTTATGATACTGCCGAATTGCCGATTGCAGTTTCAAATAAATCTCAAATTAATAATAAGTGAGTTCAAGACAGTAGAATTCAATCAGCGAGGACtacctttactttttttttttcaataaacaAATAAGCAAGACAGCTAAAACAATATGTTACCGTCAATTTCTATGCTAATTTCTTTGAAATGAGGGACTACTTTTGGTTCTGTTCATACCACATAAGTTAAATTAAGTaaacaagaaaattaatttcTATTATGTGTGAAAGTAGAAATACTCAGAGAAGAAACATCGTAGCAAGACGTACTACTTGACAACTTATAACCAAATGAAGAAGGTTTTCGGTAGGCTTTGGGTATGTCTTCTTTGATGTGCAGGCTGGACGGTTATTCTTTTCGGCTAATCTTTACAATGCATTGTAATTTGTGTATATTTAAGTGTATAACTTTATTGACATTCAGTAAAACCCCTCTCAATATCTTCGATTCATACATCAATTGCTTCTCTTTCTGGAAAAACAATGGCCAAAAACCGTTCGAGCTTCCTAATATCTGCAACACCCGTCTCTATATTCGCACATTTGTTAGCCATTGCAGCTATTACACTTGTATGTGTTTGGATATTTCACTTTGAAGGAGGTGTCGCTTTTAAATCCGAGACAACGCAAAAGATCTTCAATGTACGTAATAGTTTACTTCTAATTCAACATAAATTCATCGTTTGAGTTTCAGGATTTGTCATTCTTGTCATGTGTATTCCGGTTTTGCTAATTGTCACTGTTTGTTGGTTTTGCAGTTGCATCCATTGCTGATGGTGATTGGTTTCATTGTTATGGGAGGAGAAGGTAACACAGCTTAGATATATGTGATTTTGATCGCACTTTGTCTGTATTTTAATGCCATTAAGTGAAAATACAAATGGTTTTTTACTTCGCAAAACAGCAAAGGAAATATACTTATATATATCAGGTGTAGAAGGGAAAAAACTTATTTTTGTTATGCTGAGCAGGTATAATGGCGTATAAAACAGTCTGGTCTTCGAGAAAGGCGCAAAAGTTGACGCACTTAATGTTTCTTCTGATTGCTCTTGTGTCGGGTATTTTGGGTGCCTTTGTTGCCTTCAAGTATCACCATGAAATCGGACTTAAAGACATGTTCACACTGCATTCATGGCTTGGCATGATCACTATTTGCTTATTTGGTTTGCAGGTAATGTCTTCATAACATCAGTTCATTTGCGTTTAAGAGTGACTTGCAgctcttttactttattttttgtaTTGCTGATTTGCTACTCATTTAGGCCACCAAAACAATGATCCATTTTAGCACAGTTTAGCGCAAAACACACTTCCTCTCAACTGTTCTTCAGATTTTGAACATTAAAGTACTGACATTCATTTACGAATTCTATAAGCTACCGACTGAATATTAAGGATCTAGTACTACTGCGACAGGATGAATTCTTTATAAGCATATTTTTCATTAGTATTCATACTGTAAAAGTGTTTGTACGCAGTGGTTGTTTGCATTTTTCTCCTTCTGGTACCCTGGCGCTGGAATGCCAACAAGGGCAAGACTAGTACCATGGCACGCTTTTGTCGGTATGGTCATCTTCCTCCTTGCAATTTGCACTGCCGAGACGGGTTTGTTACAGACATTTTTAGGGCTAGATCTAGTCAGTGGTCGAGAAGCTCTTGTTGTAAACTTCACCGGATTAATCATCCTTCTCTTTGGAGTCGCTGTTGGCCTTACTGCTGTTCTTCCACGTACTTGATTACTAAAGTCATTAATGTTCTT
Coding sequences within:
- the LOC113331887 gene encoding probable ascorbate-specific transmembrane electron transporter 1 — translated: MAKNRSSFLISATPVSIFAHLLAIAAITLVCVWIFHFEGGVAFKSETTQKIFNLHPLLMVIGFIVMGGEGIMAYKTVWSSRKAQKLTHLMFLLIALVSGILGAFVAFKYHHEIGLKDMFTLHSWLGMITICLFGLQWLFAFFSFWYPGAGMPTRARLVPWHAFVGMVIFLLAICTAETGLLQTFLGLDLVSGREALVVNFTGLIILLFGVAVGLTAVLPRT